A genomic region of Haliotis asinina isolate JCU_RB_2024 chromosome 1, JCU_Hal_asi_v2, whole genome shotgun sequence contains the following coding sequences:
- the LOC137289724 gene encoding monocarboxylate transporter 5-like: MTRAIDSNDDCCCKDKCEEEEDVPAPSRGNGPPDGGWGWMVVLASLLCNIIVDGICFTIATFEQQLMSQFDCNHAQAALIPSLLAGCYLTVGPLVSALASKYGCRKVTILGSLIATSAFLLSTQASSIQMMVVTLGIMGGIGFGMIYLPAIVTVGFWFEKKRAFATGIAVCGSGVGTSIFAPFVNYLVEEYRWQGGLTILAGVILNCVVCGALFRPLDKTPQRIPRRMVEIQRGSIMKALIEEKKRQRTISNGSLDNCIITKDNRLIKIDPSFFEAKRNNSFIARFKESLGFSTKSLDKSKQSLVIPSIKIDHHVSNGNCAGSQPLSPIYRPSAKHTSQSSLSTSSDSGCNMTPEFILTAKSCDIIPGAVRSSQDLELNSCTQSMKSVNCPAMGASVISIQVVPTPPTTRSRHRAYRSSSSRSIAYASSGNMHPSSIVSGSVMSIPQYSVQTIDQYEEKQSTLKKIFYLLKEMFDFHLLKSPMFALLVFASILSMLAFFIPFFFLKDKAAMESISKAEGALILTVIGITNTLGRIISGWVADRPWADPLHLNNMALIIAGIATLMVPMCHSYVSLAIYGTTFGLCVAVFVSLRSILLVDLLGLDQLSKSFGILMLFQGVASMAGPPLAGTLLDSTKSVNVCFYLAGSLLALSGFLGIPLRRLKNWELNKQPARLPEEMPITETLRLEVESTI; encoded by the exons ATGACACGAGCAATTGACTCCAATGATGACTGCTGTTGTAAGGACAAGtgtgaggaggaggaggacgtTCCCGCGCCCTCTCGAGGCAATGGCCCTCCCGATGGAGGCTGGGGATGGATGGTTGTCCTTGCCTCTCTGCTGTGCAACATCATCGTTGACGGCATCTGCTTCACCATCGCCACCTTTGAACAGCAGTTGATGAGTCAGTTTGACTGCAACCATGCACAGGCAGCTCTCATCCCCTCCTTGTTGGCAGGGTGCTACCTCACTGTGG GTCCACTGGTTAGTGCCCTGGCCTCAAAATATGGTTGTCGGAAGGTGACCATCCTCGGCAGCCTCATCGCAACGTCAGCCTTCCTGCTCAGCACCCAAGCCAGCAGTATTCAGATGATGGTCGTAACACTCGGAATCATGGGAG GTATTGGGTTTGGCATGATTTACCTCCCAGCTATTGTGACCGTTGGCTTCTGGTTTGAGAAGAAGCGTGCATTTGCAACAGGTATAGCAGTGTGTGGATCTGGCGTTGGAACGTCCATCTTTGCACCGTTTGTCAACTACCTTGTTGAAGAGTATCGTTGGCAGGGTGGACTCACCATCCTGGCAGGAGTTATCTTAAACTGTGTCGTGTGTGGGGCACTATTCAGACCTCTCGACAAAACTCCTCAGAGAATTCCCCGCAGGATGGTTGAGATTCAGCGAGGATCGATCATGAAAGCCCTGATTGAGGAAAAGAAGCGACAGAGAACAATCTCCAATGGATCTTTGGATAACTGTATTATTACTAAAGACAACCGCCTCATCAAGATCGACCCCTCGTTCTTCGAGGCAAAGCGGAACAACTCGTTTATTGCTAGGTTTAAGGAGTCACTAGGTTTCAGCACGAAGAGTTTGGACAAGAGTAAGCAGAGCCTGGTTATTCCCAGTATTAAGATTGACCACCATGTGTCTAATGGCAACTGTGCTGGCTCCCAGCCTCTCAGCCCCATCTACAGACCCAGTGCCAAACACACGTCTCAGTCTTCCCTGTCCACAAGCAGCGACAGCGGCTGTAACATGACCCCGGAGTTCATCCTCACTGCCAAGAGCTGTGACATCATCCCAGGGGCAGTGCGGTCTTCACAAGACTTGGAATTAAATTCATGCACGCAGAGCATGAAATCTGTGAACTGTCCTGCGATGGGAGCAAGTGTGATAAGTATCCAGGTCGTCCCGACCCCACCAACCACACGGTCACGTCATCGAGCGTATAGGTCCTCCTCGTCACGCTCCATTGCATATGCGAGTTCAGGGAACATGCACCCTTCGAGTATTGTGTCGGGGAGCGTCATGAGCATACCCCAGTATAGTGTGCAGACTATCGATCAGTACGAGGAGAAGCAGTCCACCTTGAAGAAAATCTTCTATCTTCTCAAGGAGAtgtttgatttccatttgctgaAGAGTCCAATGTTTGCACTCCTAGTGTTTGCCAGTATTCTCAGCATGTTGG CTTTCTTTATCCCGTTCTTCTTCCTGAAAGACAAGGCAGCGATGGAGTCAATCAGTAAGGCAGAGGGTGCGCTGATCTTGACAGTCATTGGCATCACCAACACCCTCGGACGCATCATCAGCGGTTGGGTCGCCGACCGGCCATGGGCAGATCCTCTCCATCTTAACAACATGGCACTTATCATCGCAGGGATCGCAACACTGATGGTACCGATGTGTCACTCGTATGTCTCACTGGCTATCTATGGCACCACCTTTGGGTTGTGTGTTG CGGTCTTTGTTTCTCTGAGGTCCATCCTCCTCGTGGACCTCCTGGGCCTTGACCAGCTGTCCAAGTCGTTTGGGATCCTCATGCTGTTTCAAGGTGTGGCCTCCATGGCTGGCCCCCCTCTCGCAG GTACTCTGCTGGATTCGACGAAGAGCGTGAATGTCTGTTTCTATTTGGCTGGCTCACTTCTTGCTCTCTCTGGCTTTCTTGGAATCCCACTACGCCGCCTTAAAAATTGGGAGCTGAACAAACAGCCTGCTCGGTTGCCTGAGGAGATGCCAATCACCGAAACACTACGTTTGGAAGTGGAGAGTACAATATGA